Proteins found in one Rhodobacteraceae bacterium D3-12 genomic segment:
- a CDS encoding aminopeptidase P family protein, with product MTARPEFYRFHNGEKARLQFAETEYAKRIKLLRRSMDDMGVGAAVFTSMHCISYYSGFTYCSFGRPYGLVVTEDECVTISAGIDAGQPWRRCYGDNITYTDWQRDNFWRAILSVTGEGQVIGYEADHLTLALRDKLEDFLKPVAMMDMAPAAMRQRLMKSKAEIALIREGARVADVGGYAIREAVKEGVREIDVAMAGRDAMEVEIARAFPDAEYRDTWVWFQSGLNTDGAHNPVTGRVLQRGDILSLNTFPMISGYYTALERTMFVGEVDDASLAIWEANVAAHEYGMSLLKPGVSCAEVTHAINGFFEERDLLQYRTFGYGHSFGVLSHYYGREAGLELREDVDTVLHPGMVISMEPMLTVPQGQAGAGGYREHDILIIKDDGNENITGYPYGPAFNVVA from the coding sequence ATGACTGCACGCCCTGAATTCTATCGGTTTCACAATGGCGAGAAAGCCCGGCTTCAATTTGCCGAGACGGAGTATGCCAAGCGCATCAAACTGCTGCGGCGGAGTATGGACGACATGGGGGTGGGCGCGGCTGTGTTCACCTCGATGCATTGCATCTCGTATTATTCGGGCTTCACCTATTGTTCGTTCGGGCGGCCCTATGGGTTGGTTGTGACCGAGGATGAATGTGTCACCATCAGCGCAGGCATTGATGCGGGGCAGCCGTGGCGGCGCTGTTATGGCGACAATATCACCTATACCGACTGGCAACGTGACAACTTCTGGCGTGCGATTTTGAGCGTGACGGGGGAGGGGCAGGTGATCGGCTATGAGGCGGATCATCTGACGCTGGCGTTGCGTGACAAGCTTGAGGATTTTCTGAAACCCGTGGCGATGATGGATATGGCCCCGGCGGCGATGCGCCAGCGGTTGATGAAATCCAAGGCCGAGATTGCGTTGATCCGCGAGGGGGCAAGGGTGGCCGATGTGGGCGGCTATGCCATTCGAGAGGCTGTAAAAGAAGGGGTTCGCGAGATTGACGTGGCCATGGCCGGGCGCGATGCGATGGAGGTGGAGATTGCGCGGGCGTTTCCCGATGCGGAGTATCGCGACACATGGGTTTGGTTTCAGAGCGGGCTTAACACTGACGGGGCACATAACCCGGTGACGGGGCGGGTTTTGCAGCGGGGGGATATTCTTTCGCTCAATACGTTTCCGATGATTTCGGGCTATTACACCGCGTTGGAGCGCACGATGTTTGTGGGCGAGGTGGATGACGCCTCGCTGGCGATCTGGGAGGCCAATGTGGCGGCGCATGAATATGGTATGAGCCTGCTGAAACCCGGCGTGAGCTGTGCCGAGGTGACCCATGCGATCAACGGTTTTTTCGAGGAGCGGGATCTGCTGCAATATCGCACGTTCGGGTATGGGCATTCCTTTGGCGTGCTGAGCCATTATTACGGGCGCGAGGCGGGGTTGGAGCTGCGCGAGGATGTCGACACGGTGTTGCATCCCGGCATGGTGATTTCGATGGAGCCGATGTTGACCGTTCCGCAGGGGCAGGCGGGCGCCGGGGGGTACCGCGAGCATGATATTCTGATCATCAAGGATGATGGGAATGAGAACATCACCGGCTATCCCTATGGCCCGGCGTTCAACGTGGTTGCATGA
- a CDS encoding P1 family peptidase, with protein sequence MQAKLGFRNLITDVPGLTVGNASDATIKTGCTVLLGNESLTCGVNVMGGAPGTRETDLLAPDKLVEKVDALVLSGGSSFGLDACSGVADALRAVGRGFPAGGGAIVPIVPGAILFDLANGGNKDWPENPYKTLGKQALAAAATDFDLGSFGAGTGAGTVNLKGGLGSASVVLPSGHTIGALVAVNALGSATVGNTRHFWAAPFEQGDEFGGLGPATTYPEPHASPSKLGQHSNTTIGIIATDAALTQAQCTRLATAAHDGYARALFPAHTPMDGDAIFAASTGAKPLDAPLADTLTLGHAASIVMARAIARAVYHATPAKTDIVPCWSAL encoded by the coding sequence ATGCAGGCCAAACTAGGTTTCCGAAATCTCATAACAGACGTCCCCGGATTAACGGTTGGCAATGCGTCTGACGCGACCATCAAGACGGGATGCACCGTTCTCTTGGGTAACGAATCGTTAACCTGCGGAGTCAACGTCATGGGTGGCGCTCCCGGCACCCGCGAAACCGACCTGCTCGCGCCTGACAAACTGGTCGAAAAGGTCGATGCGCTGGTGCTGTCGGGCGGCTCTTCCTTTGGGCTTGATGCCTGCTCCGGCGTCGCCGACGCCCTGCGCGCTGTGGGGCGCGGCTTCCCAGCAGGCGGCGGGGCCATCGTGCCCATCGTGCCCGGCGCAATTCTGTTCGATCTCGCCAATGGCGGCAACAAGGACTGGCCCGAAAACCCCTACAAAACTTTGGGAAAACAGGCGCTTGCCGCCGCCGCCACCGACTTCGACCTCGGCAGCTTCGGCGCCGGCACCGGCGCCGGAACGGTCAACCTCAAAGGCGGCCTCGGCTCTGCCTCCGTGGTCCTGCCCTCCGGCCACACCATCGGCGCGCTCGTCGCGGTCAACGCGCTCGGCTCGGCCACCGTTGGCAACACGCGGCACTTCTGGGCCGCCCCCTTCGAGCAAGGTGACGAATTCGGCGGCCTCGGCCCTGCCACCACCTACCCAGAACCGCACGCCTCACCCAGCAAGCTCGGCCAGCATAGCAACACCACCATTGGCATCATCGCCACCGACGCCGCTCTCACGCAGGCCCAATGCACCCGCCTCGCCACCGCCGCCCATGACGGCTACGCCCGCGCCCTTTTCCCAGCCCATACCCCTATGGATGGCGATGCGATCTTCGCGGCGTCCACCGGCGCAAAACCACTGGACGCGCCCCTCGCAGACACGCTCACCCTCGGCCACGCCGCCTCCATCGTCATGGCCCGCGCCATCGCCCGCGCGGTCTACCACGCCACCCCGGCCAAGACAGACATCGTGCCCTGTTGGTCCGCTCTCTGA